ACCTGATAGTGCAAGCCATCTAATTCCTGGATAAGGTCATCCCAGTAATCCCAAAGATACAATAAACTACTGCATCTATTTTTCAACCAATCGACCACTATGTTAGAGTCACATTCCAGTATAACATGCGTACATgccataaatttacaaaatataactCCTTGCAACAACGCTCGTAACTCAACCTCGTTGTTGGTTCTGAAACCATAAGGTGCAGAAAAACCAGCCTTAATATGTCCCCATTGATCTCGTAGCACTCCAGCCCCACCACAGTTTCCTGGATTCCCACGACAACTACCATCCACATTTAGATTCCACCAACCACAAGGAGGTTTCACCCACGCAACTGTCTGAATTTTCTGCACTGCACAAGCATGAAATGGGATATCCAATGCATTCAACATCTGGTAGTCAATCTAAGATATCTTTAAGTTGGCCAAGTCATTCACCAGAGTGCCTAGCCAAAAACGAAGGGACCTCCAAACACCTATGGGATTTTCCTGGACGTAATTATACTGGGTAGAAGGCTAATCAACATGCCCCGTTTGgtgcttttcttttcacaatTAAACCATACTTCCACACGGTGCCACCAACTGCTAGCATGCATACAAGAGGCTCCCAACGCCAGAGAAGCAAGACACCATACTTGCTCTGCAATTTGACCCATCGCTAGCACATGATCCATCGTCTCTTTCTTAGGTGTAGAATAGCAGCCACATTTGGATGCCATTTCAATTCCACAGGCTTGCACCTTTTCATCAACTGAAAGGCAATTAAATTGAGGTTGCCACATACAAACTGAGATCCTCTTTGGCAGAAGATTGTTCCAAATCCAATCCATTCATGCGAAATGATCCCCTCTCACTCAAATAAAATCCCAGGCGATTGTTGTAGTGAACCTACCATCTTGAGCAGGTTTCCACACTAGTACATCTTGCCCAGACCTGCCAGTAAAAACCGTTCTAGTCACTGCCCCTGTTAATTCCACACCAATTAATTGTTCTAGTATCTCATAGTTCAGCTATCACCAACCCACACATCCTTGATTAACAAGGAAGATGTCGGGACCCTCTTTACCATGTGAGAAAAAGGTTCATCCGAAAACCATCAGTCAAACAAAAAGGAGGCCAAACCATTCTTTACTCTTGTTTTAGACACTGCACACACATCAAGAAGGATGGACATAATGGACTTCCAAAGTCTTGAGCTATTCCTTTGCACCTCCAACAGAGACACATGTTGCCCTTTACCATAATTTGATAGCAGAAAGTGAGACACAAAGACTCCATTGAAAGAAGACACCAAGCCATCTTCATATGCAACGCTCTTGAAGCTTTGAGAAATCTCTCAAACCCAAATCGCCCTCTTGGGTAGGCTTACTAATCCGAGACCAAGTGCATCACTTAGCCTTAGCTATTCCATTCTTCTCCCCCCAAAAGGAAGTAGAGAAAatggaatttatttatttttaccacAATTTGGGAAACATGCAACATAGCCATAAGGTGAGACGACATACTAGATAGGAAATGCTGAAGCAAGATCAAGCGCCCTCTTGTGATAGCAACTTGGCTTTCCAACCCGCAACCTTTGCCCATATTTTTGCTAGCAATTGATTAAGGTGGCAAGCTTTAAGACGACCTTGCACCAACGACACCCCTAGTTACGTACGTCGTAGGAAATTTTCCTTCCTCAAAACCAATTAAACGTACCAACCCTCACCTCCGAGCAATACTAATAGCGGCTGAAGTAAAAATGACAGGTTTTTCTCTACTAATGAGCTGGCCAGACCAACATCCATAACAAGCCAATGTTGAGCCAAGTCAACACAAAGATCTCTTCTCTCCATTAAGGAAAAttaggatatcatcaacatataacaAATGTGAAACCATAGGGGCCCCATAGGATGATAAAACTTGCCAATACGACCATCCTTAAATTGTTTCTGCAAAAGCCTCAAAAGAATTTTTTGCATCAGAATAAGATACGGCGATAAAGGATCCCCTTGCCGAAGGCCCTGAGAAGGTTGGAATAAACCTTTATATGACCCATGCATCATCACTGAAAACCAAGGAGAAGTTACACACTCCTTTACCATATTATAGAATTGACGACAAAAACCAAAGCTAATAAGAACTTTCACCAAGAGCTCCCAATGgaccctatcataagcttttgccATGTCAATTTTCACCATAATATGCCCtactaaaatttttttattcataacaTGGACCATCTCTTGAGTGAgcaaaatattctcaaaactaCTACAACCTGGGATGAAGGCCTATTGTTCTGAAGAAATCAACCTCGGAAAAATGGCAATCAAATGGGACACTAagatctttgaaaaaaaatgttatacacCATTAAACAaaggctaataggcctaaatATATCAAAGCTTTTTAGGTCAGGGACTTTAGGGATAAGCACAATGTATGAAGAACCATAAAACTTGGGAAGCGAagcacctaaaaaaaaaaatcctagccACCTTCACCACATCCTCTTTCACAATATACGAATAAGAAATATAGAATGAGGATTCGAAACCATCAGGGCCCGGGCTGCCATGTTGTAGAATCGAGTAGACCGTGTTCTTTACTTCCTCTTCTGTAGGCATACGACATAATTCCAAATTATCCTCCGTTGATATATCAGACGACAACAATGACGTTAACTCTGCATCCTCTTTGCTCGACATCTTAGTGAGAACTTTTGAAGTAATTCATCGCCCCAAAATGAACCTGTTCAAGAAAGCCCAGCACCGTTCCATCTTCCAATTGCATCCTAGAAATAACAGCCCCATGCCGATGCTAAGACACAATACCATGAAAACAATTGGAATTTCTATCTCCCTCATTCGACCATTTATTCTTAGCAGCGTGTGCCAAGTAagtctcctctcttttttcccaCACATCTAATTCCATCTTCGTAGCTATGAACAAATGAACCAAATAGGTGGACGGAACTCTCTAATGTCATTGATGGCTTGGGCATTCTGGTTGTTGACTGTAGCCTGACTTTGCATAAACTGTTGTAGTGTAACAGTTAGATGCTGAATGGCATCTTCCactccctttcttttttttttttttgcattggaGGGGGCTGATTTGCAAAATAAGAGGGTCCCGAGCCTTGGCCAGCTGCTACATAGGGGTATACTGACTTTGCCCTTGTGTAGATGGCCCAGGTTATTCATTTTTCTAACTGAAATTTGGATGACTTCTCCAATCTGCATTGTAAGTATTAGAATAAggtcttgaaaaatatttagagaTCATATGCACATGGTTGGATTGATCAAGCAACACTTCTTTAAAAGCAGGAATTGTTGGGCATGCATTAGTCACATGCCCTGGATCTTCACATATGTTGCATTTTTCAATTGatgacaaaacatgcatttcATTGACTTCCTTAAGCTCTAAAGACTCTAACTTTTTAGACATCAATGCAAGCTTAGCATGTAAATCATCAGATTCTTTCAAGTGGTATTTACCACCCCCACTAACACATTTTTGATTTTCAGATCTATCATACAAGTCAGAAacatcccaagattgggcattttaagccaaatagtcaaaatattcaaaggctTCCTCGGGCCCTTTGTTGAAGAATTCACCATTGCACATGGTTTCTATAAATTGCTTCATTTTTAACTGCAACCCCTCATAGAAAAAgctaatgaccctccaattctcatatgcATTGTGAGGatatgcatttaaaaggtctttgaatcgttcccaagAAAGGTAAAATATCTGCACATCTTTTTggcaaaaattcatgatttgtcttttcaaagcattggttctatgcatgggaaaaaatttctttaaaaatccagtttgcatttcttaccaagtcccaatggatcttggtcttaaggaattcaaccatgtcttagccttgtcttttaaggaaaatggaaacaatttcaatcttatgactaCTTCAGCGCATGTTCTATCCAtaaatgtggaacacacttcttcaaattctttaatATGCAAgtaggggttttcagattccctACCATGAAAGTGTAgtaacaatggaatcatctcgggtttgaaattaaaagcattttctTTAAGacgtaaaatgatgcaagaaggggTGCTCGTCCTAACCGCCTGAAGATACTCTCTAACTGTCCTGTTTTGATTTACCATTTCCCTATCATGATATTTATTTTCAGCCATGATCCTATCAGTGTTAGATGATGATTCAAAAGAAGGTGATGCAGTgttaaaagatgtcaatgattctgttCTAAACAGTcaagatgtatggtctctagtccaaccagtcatacaaacaagagtaGAAAATTAAAGACAATGAAAAGTAaacagagaaaagggaaaaagatcagatGTCACCCAGGttgtgaagaggttcacagctccacaaacgtcctctcaacggtagaggaatgctctgataagcaccagttgtcctTGGCAACGGCGCAAAAAACTTGACTCGGTCTCGAATGTGTTtctaagtgtagaagtgtcaagttgtatcaaggataagtctaggatcgtattccacagggacaaagggttatcaaaacGTTTGTGAGATTTTTGTGTAACAATTGTGTcgactatgagagatgaaaataaaaaaataaaatgaaaactccAAAACCGACTTCTAGCCCCTCTGTCCGTGCGTGAACTCTGCTTTTGGGTGCCTCTGCTTGGTCCGTGAGGTCTTGCCCACCCGTTCTACAACAGCACCTGGCGTGctctatatattttgttttttgtcttttccCTTCTAGCATAGCACTCCAATCTCCAAGCATAGCCCCACATACTTTGTTGAGGCTTTCCAAGAATGCCCTTTCTTTAATAAGCCATTGCATTGCTCttctattattttcataaatgccATGTAGCACATTAAAAGTGTATTTctttcaaaggcaaatatagaaCTTTATGAGTAAAAtgttggcatcaattaatttgacatccagtattagaatttgatgcataattaagtgcttaattctcatttgataaaataaatcactcatttaagcaacttaattatgcaattctaacacTTTATCACATCCTCTTTGCTCGGCATCTTAGTGAGAACTTTTGAAGTAATTCATCGCCCCCAAATGAACCTGTTAAGGAAAGTCCAGCATTGTTCCATCTTTTTGTTGCATCCTAAAAATAACAGCCCCATGCCGATGCTAAGACACAATGGCATGAAAAAAATTGGAATTTCGATCTCCCTCCTTCGACCATTTCTTCTTAGCAGCCTGTGCCAAGCGagtctcctctcttttttcccaCACATCTAATTCCATCTTCGTAGCTATGAACTCGGCATCTGTCTCATCCGAATAATTAGCTTGAAGCTGGAACTGCAAAGCTGTAAGCTTCTTTTCAAGGTCCTGAATATCTTTCTTAACTCTCACAAATACATTTCTATTCCAAGATCGCAACTCTAATTTTACTCTCTTCAACTTAGCCGCTAGTTTAGTTAATCCCGAACCCCACGTAGGCTGTTCCCAAACTTTTTGTACCAAACTATGAAAGAATTCATGAAAGCACCACATTTTTTGGAATTGAAACGGAGAGGGACCGTACCTTATATCCACACAAGAAACTCTTAACACCAAAGGGCTATGGTTCGATGACTTTCTTTTGGCATATTCCAATTTTGACTTGTTGAACCGAGCCGAAAAAACCACATTCATTAAAGCCCAATCAAGTCTTGCCCATTTTCTAGGTTTGCCTTCCTTTCCATTGCACCATGAGAGGAGATTCCCATGATGTTTAACTTCCTTTAGACCACATGTATCAATCCATTCATTAAACTCATCCATTGCCTAAGCAAGACGGGGCCTCCCTCTTACTCTTTCACAATAAGCACGGATGATGTTTTAGTCACCAAGAATTAGTCACGGATTATTACTATGAAGGCAAGCCACCAAGCTCTCCCATAAACTTCTACGGTCCACAAGATTACATTTGCGTAGACAAAAGTGACCAGAGTCCGTGTATCATCAAGAACTACCCAACCTGTAATCATCTGATTAGTAACACTTACCACCTCCATCGCATAAGGGGCACGCTAGAACACCcatattccccccccccccccccccccttcctctTCATTACAaagataaccatcaaaacctAACAAGCTTACTAACTACTGCAACTTAGCTTCTTTTGCGAAAGGTTCAAAAAGAGCGACAAGCATTCCATTGtttttccaaatcaaattatgaaaTACACGATGAGAACTGCCCAACCCCCTTATGTTCCACGCAATGATAGAACTCAGTTATAAATTCAATTTTGTATTGCGTAGAAACCCTCAGAGATTGTCTCACAACCTTGTTTTGCCTTTgatgcttgaaaaaaaaaaacatgcaggTTCTTAGACTCATAAACAAAATGGTGTAgctgaaagaaaacaataacacTTACTCAATGTTGCTCATTGTGACGCCCCTGACTCCCACGTATGGAAATGTGAGAATCGTGACAtcgggatgatgataacacgggtcACGCACCCCAACAACAAGTGTTTAGAGTGTGTACATGTAAAAAgtgtacaaataattaaaagttagtcaactaagtactagaattttaaatacaaacttttcaaaataaaaatgcctTCAAAAGTTATACAGTAATCAGgtacaaatataataaaaatcaaaatacgtAACAAAAGTGGTAAACAAATCCCAAAATGTGAAAAGCAACCCCAAGTCACTCCTTTGGTAGAGCCGAAACCTTAGCCTGAACGTCtttatctgcatcaaaatctacaattccAAAAAATGGAACCGTTCAAATACCAAGTGAGATTATGAGTTTCAGTAAGTAATCAACTAAACAACCCACGAGATAAAAACACATTGAAACAACCaacatgtatgtatgcacatgCTAAAATATGCATGAGCTGAAAACCATCATTCTCcctaaaatgattatttttcaacACACACCAAatcccatttgacccaaaacaagtccattaaaataaacagtcatcatttttctagaaaatggcccagtTATGAAACTACCATTTCTCCAACAAATGATCcacatatccatttatcaaaaactgctattttttttagaaaatggcccattatccAATAATTCTATATGCACCATGATATTCTCTAGGGACCATCCACACACCTTGGTTCCCTTcatcacaccacaggtaacaaccatgtgtgtgacttcgtaacgagcaatgcccagctCCACATCTAGTGCATTCATGGCCAAACATCATCTAACCCCCTCCAGCAAaaggggccacagagtcggcacgagagcgttaccattgCGTTTGATCCCATTGTCACCtagtgacaactcaggggacgtcactcaatatATTACACTCTCGAGTGATTAGAGGAGGTCcatcgagataatgccccatctcggtttggggtcgtgatatgcatgcacccaaaaatcatttttcacacaaaaatctaaatttcaTTTACAACAGATGAGCATGCATGCAATAATGCAACGAATAGCATGACACCAAACACAACATAAAAACACCCAAGCAGAATTCAATTCTGCAAGCAATCCCATACTGCAATTCGCCCAACCTttaaactcctcggactcaaagTTCAACACTACCAACCAGACTGCAGAAAATAtattagtgtaaaaatatatttaaacctcAAAATTTCTAtggaaaattacttacagtgTTGAAAAGGCAAAACTCTAAAGATCCAGCGCACAAGCACCCGGTTTAACTTCGAGAACAAACCCgaaataaaatcacaaaaaatcacaattttagAGACTAAAAAAGGGGCTTAAAAACAAGAAGATTTGAATGAAAATTTGTGGAATAAAAGGGCTAATTACAAGATGAAAGCCAAAAGATAAGAGCTGGAAAATGTGGTGCTCACGACAAAGCAAAATAACCAAGCAAAATCAAAGTGAAGCTCACGACTTGGACAAAATTGGGCATGAGTTTGAGGCCAAAACAGAACACGAACAAACTTGCACTTGGAGAAAAATTGGatgaaaaataaatgcaagagaGGAGAACCATGAAGGCTCATGATCGGGCCTGTAGGAAGAAAAACTAGAAAGAATCAGGGAAAGGCACGGTctggaggaaagaaaaagagaatccaagagagaaagagaaagaaaccaAG
This genomic window from Carya illinoinensis cultivar Pawnee chromosome 7, C.illinoinensisPawnee_v1, whole genome shotgun sequence contains:
- the LOC122316118 gene encoding uncharacterized protein LOC122316118, encoding MDEFNEWIDTCGLKEVKHHGNLLSWCNGKEGKPRKWARLDWALMNVVFSARFNKSKLEYAKRKSSNHSPLVLRVSCVDIRYGPSPFQFQKMWCFHEFFHSLVQKVWEQPTWGSGLTKLAAKLKRVKLELRSWNRNVFVRVKKDIQDLEKKLTALQFQLQANYSDETDAEFIATKMELDVWEKREETRLAQAAKKKWSKEGDRNSNFFHAIVS